The following are encoded in a window of Vidua chalybeata isolate OUT-0048 chromosome 35, bVidCha1 merged haplotype, whole genome shotgun sequence genomic DNA:
- the FBXO46 gene encoding F-box only protein 46 → MEPNAFPQLQLWCPRPFGTFSQNKPCAPAAAAAAAAPPRKPLGCRPSENTPPEPPEPAPAPAAAAEDGRVLLDTWYVIKPGNTKEKVAFFVAHQCGTGGAGGRASTMKVKGNWGSDSSKAKRRRRCHDPAKAAPGWAAGSGDAPKDPPRDAPEDAAGDGVGDSAGDGADLLSVAEMVALVERRAALALQSLPRPCDAPAPLVLLEAPGGPECRRVAAAVAQFESQQQQQHRERGGARPNGLCRGGGGGGECGPGAAAGPGEVRIAFRISSGRGEPRGAAAGAVPERPRALGAKDQITCDLYRLVSPARAGVELLLAAKGDKEGADEAAAAEPSAGAAEGAASAARDCASGFHVDVVVTGVVDQCVFFGKDSAKQVTEETVRLPDEPPPPGQLFLLPGRPEEPAAAAAAPGREAPGDPALCRLYRHVSHDFLEIRFKIQRLLEPRQYMLLLPEHVMVKIFSYLPTQALAALKCSCHYFKSIIETFGVQATDSRWNRDPLYRDDPCKQCKKRYERGDVSLCRWHPKPYHHDLPYGRSYWMCCRRPDREAPGCRTGLHDNNWVHPAGRREDGR, encoded by the coding sequence ATGGAGCCCAACGCCTTCCcgcagctgcagctctggtgccCGCGGCCCTTCGGCACCTTCTCGCAGAACAAGCCAtgcgcccccgccgccgccgccgccgccgccgcgccgccccgcaAGCCCCTGGGCTGCCGCCCCTCCGAGAACACCCCAcccgagccccccgagcccgccccggcgccggcggcggccgccgagGACGGGCGGGTGCTGCTGGACACGTGGTACGTCATCAAGCCGGGCAACACCAAGGAGAAGGTGGCCTTCTTCGTGGCCCACCAGTGCGGCACCGGCGGCGCCGGCGGCCGCGCCAGCACCATGAAGGTCAAGGGCAACTGGGGCAGCGATAGCTCCAAGGCCAAGCGGCGCCGGCGCTGCCACGACCCCGCCAAGGCCGCGCCGGGCTGGGCCGCCGGCTCCGGCGACGCCCCCAAGGACCCTCCTCGGGACGCCCCCGAGGACGCCGCCGGCGACGGCGTCGGGGACAGCGCCGGCGACGGCGCGGACCTGCTGTCGGTGGCCGAGATGGTGGCGCTGGTGGAGCGGCGGGCGGCgctggccctgcagagcctgcccCGGCCCTGCGACGCGCCGGCCccgctggtgctgctggaggcgCCGGGCGGCCCCGAGTGCCGGCGCGTGGCCGCGGCCGTGGCCCAGTTCGAgtcgcagcagcagcagcagcaccgggagcgcggcggggcccggcccaACGGGCTGtgccgcggcggcggcggcggcggcgagtgcggccccggcgcggcggcggggcccggcgaGGTGCGGATCGCCTTCCGCATCTCCAGCGGGCGCGGcgagccccgcggggccgccgccggcGCCGTCCCCGAGCGTCCCCGCGCGCTGGGCGCCAAGGACCAGATCACCTGCGACCTGTACCGGCTGGTCAGCCCGGCGCGGGCCggcgtggagctgctgctggccgcCAAGGGGGACAAGGAGGGCGCCGACGAGGCGGCGGCCGCGGAGCCGAGCGCCGGCGCGGCCGAGGGCGCGGCGTCGGCGGCGCGGGACTGCGCGTCCGGCTTCCACGTGGACGTGGTGGTGACGGGCGTGGTGGACCAATGCGTGTTCTTCGGCAAGGACAGCGCCAAGCAGGTGACGGAGGAGACGGTGCGGCTGCCGGacgagccgccgccgcccggccagctgttcctgctgcccGGCCGGCCCGAGGagccggcggcggccgcggcggcgccgggccgggAGGCGCCCGGGGACCCGGCGCTGTGCCGGCTGTACCGGCACGTGTCGCACGACTTCCTGGAGATCCGCTTCAAGATCCAGCGCCTGCTGGAGCCGCGGCAGtacatgctgctgctgcccgaGCACGTCATGGTGAAGATCTTCAGCTACCTGCCCACGCAGGCGCTGGCCGCCCTCAAGTGCTCGTGCCACTACTTCAAGTCCATCATCGAGACCTTCGGCGTGCAGGCCACGGATTCCCGGTGGAACCGCGACCCGCTGTACCGCGACGACCCCTGCAAGCAGTGCAAGAAGCGCTACGAGCGCGGGGACGTGTCGCTGTGCCGCTGGCACCCCAAGCCCTACCACCACGACCTGCCCTACGGCCGCTCCTACTGGATGTGCTGCCGCCGGCCGGACCGGGAGGCGCCGGGCTGCCGGACGGGGCTGCACGACAACAACTGGGTGCACCCGGCCGGCCGCAGGGAGGACGGCAGGTGA
- the TIMM50 gene encoding mitochondrial import inner membrane translocase subunit TIM50 isoform X2 has translation MAASAAGRAAAWGLRGALGARRGRAATPAPPPPAAAGPRRALSGPAAGSDTAAVLRERLQQRQGSEPGSGSLRRLALRLGGLLAATGGAAVLYIFGSNAVDEHGDKIPDEFDNDPVGIRHVRRTFKYFKDYRQMIIEPTSPKLLPDPLREPYYQPPYTLVIELTGVLLHPEWSLVTGWRFKKRPGIEHLLQQLAPLYEIVIFTSETGMTAFPLIDSIDPHGFVSYRLFRDATRYMDGHHVKDISCLNRDPARVVVVDWRRDSFRLQPYNGLALPRWDGGSEDRALYDLAAFLKTASRTCGPCWRIIPWRTIPWRPSSGAGRAWRRSSSSAWPSWPRASSPRGLSWATSPAASGRAPSSSDVAVTSP, from the exons ATGGCGGCGTCCGCGGCGGGGCGAGCGGCGGCCTGGGGGCTCCGCGGGGCGCtgggggcgcggcggggccgggccgcgacccccgcgccgccgccccccgccgccgccgggccccgccgcgccctcagcggccccgccgcgggctCCGACACGGCCGCGGTGCTGCGGGAGCGGCTGCAGCAGCGCCAG ggCTCGGAGCCGGGCTCGGGCTCGCTGCGGCGGCTGGCGCTGCGCCTGGGGGGGCTCCTGGCGGCCACCGGCGGGGCGGCCGTGCTCTACATCTTCG GCAGCAACGCCGTGGACGAGCACGGGGACAAG ATCCCCGATGAGTTCGACAACG ACCCCGTGGGGATCCGGCACGTGAGGAGAACCTTCAAGTACTTCAAGGATTACAGACAG aTGATCATCGAGCCCACGAGCCCCAAGCTGCTGCCGGACCCGCTGCGGGAGCCCTACTACCAACCCCCCTACACGCTGGTCATCGAGCTCACGGGGGTCCTGCTGCACCCCGAGTGGTCG CTGGTGACGGGCTGGAGGTTCAAGAAGCGCCCGGGCATCGagcacctcctgcagcagctggcgCCGCTCTACGAGATCGTCATCTTCACCTCCGAGACCGGCATG ACGGCGTTCCCGCTGATCGACAGCATCGACCCGCACGGCTTCGTGTCCTACCGGCTGTTCCGCGACGCCACGCGCTACATGGACGGCCACCACGTCAAG GATATCTCGTGCCTGAACCGGGACCCGGCgcgggtggtggtggtggattGGCGCCGGGACTCGTTCCGGCTGCAGCCCTACAACGGGCTGGCGCTGCCGCGCTGGGACGGCGGCTCCGAGGACCGGGCGCTCTACGACCTGGCTGCCTTCCTCAAGA CGGCGTCGAGGACGTGCGGGCCGTGCTGGAGAATTATTCCCTGGAGGACGATCCCCTGGCGGCCTTCCAGCGGCGCCGGACGCGCCTGGAGGag gagcagcagcagcgcctgGCCGAGCTGGCCCAGGGCAAGCAGCCCGCGGGGGCTTTCCTGGGCAACCTCACCGGCCGCCTCTGGCCGCGCTCCAAGCAGCAGTGACGTCGCCGTGACGTCGCCGTGA
- the QPCTL gene encoding glutaminyl-peptide cyclotransferase-like protein — MRQVPAGPRRPRAAGSSPAAVPGPLPVPVPGPGRCRGLLPRPPRPARPLLPLLALLAAAAVLFLAWPGGERGTAGPAAPGPPPERALRTLLARLDPARLWGSLLRPLLHERVPGGPGSRAARQHILAHLRSLGARWHLELDTFEAATPRGQVTFSSVVATAAPAAARRLALACHYDTKAVASGPFVGATDAAVPCALLLELAAALDPHLRRRRGQDPPVTLQLLFLDGEEAFGDWSATDSLYGARHLAAKMAARGHPAGSEVTAMSLLVLLDLLGAPSPAIHSHFPRSHHWFLRLASIEQRLRRLGLLHAAPPEPPFFRLSPAPGPVEDDHVPFLQRGVPVLHLIPTPFPRVWHTPGDTEDNLHPPTVQDLAKILLVFVAEFLQL; from the exons aTGCGCCAGGTcccggccgggccgcgccgcccgcggGCCGCGGGTTCGAGTCCGGCTGCGGTaccggggccgctcccggtgccggtACCGGGCCCGGGCCGCTGCCGGGGGCTCCTCCCGCGGCCCCCGCGCCCGGCGcggccgctgctgccgctgctggcgctgctggcGGCCGCCGCCGTGCTGTTCCTCGCCTGGCCCGGCGGGGAACGCGGAACAGCCGGCCCG gccgcccccggcccccccccggAGCGAGCCCTGCGGACCCTCCTGGCCCGGCTGGACCCCGCCCGGCTCTGGGGGTCCCTCCTGCGGCCCCTCCTGCACGAGAGGGTCCCGGGGGGCCCCGGCAGCCGCGCGGCCCGgcag CACATCCTGGCCCACCTGCGCTCGCTGGGCGCCCgctggcacctggagctggaCACCTTCGAGGCGGCCACGCCCCGCGGGCAGGTGACCTTCAGCAGCGTGGTGGCCACGGCGGCGCCGGCGGCCGCGCGGCGCCTGGCGCTGGCCTGCCACTACGACACCAAGGCCGTGGCCAGCGGGCCCTTCGTGGGGGCCACCGACGCCGCCGTGCCCTGCGccctcctgctggagctggccgCCGCGCTGGACCCGCACCTGCGGCGGCGCAGGGGGCAG gACCCCCCGGTGAcgctgcagctgctcttcctggaCGGGGAGGAGGCGTTCGGGGACTGGAGCGCCACCGACTCCCTGTACGGGGCGCGGCACCTGGCGGCCAAGATGGCGGCGCGGGGCCACCCCGCGGGGTCAGAGGTCACCGCCATG agcctgctggtgctgctggacctgctgggcgcccccagccccgccaTCCACAGCCACTTCCCCCGCAGCCACCACTGGTTCCTGCGCCTCGCCAGCATCG agCAGCGGCTGCGCcgcctggggctgctgcacgCGGCGCCGCCGGAGCCGCCGTTCTTCCGCCTCAGCCCCGCCCCGGGGCCCGTCGAGGACGATCACGTGCCCTTCCTGCAGCGAG gTGTCCCGGTGCTGCACCTGATCCCGACGCCGTTCCCGCGGGTGTGGCACACGCCGGGGGACACCGAGGACAATCTGCACCCCCCGACCGTGCAGGACCTGGCCAAGATCCTGCTGGTCTTCGTGGCCGagttcctgcagctctga
- the TIMM50 gene encoding mitochondrial import inner membrane translocase subunit TIM50 isoform X4, protein MAASAAGRAAAWGLRGALGARRGRAATPAPPPPAAAGPRRALSGPAAGSDTAAVLRERLQQRQGSEPGSGSLRRLALRLGGLLAATGGAAVLYIFGSNAVDEHGDKIPDEFDNDPVGIRHVRRTFKYFKDYRQMIIEPTSPKLLPDPLREPYYQPPYTLVIELTGVLLHPEWSLVTGWRFKKRPGIEHLLQQLAPLYEIVIFTSETGMTAFPLIDSIDPHGFVSYRLFRDATRYMDGHHVKDISCLNRDPARVVVVDWRRDSFRLQPYNGLALPRWDGGSEDRALYDLAAFLKTIALSGVEDVRAVLENYSLEDDPLAAFQRRRTRLEEEQQQRLAELAQGKQPAGAFLGNLTGRLWPRSKQQ, encoded by the exons ATGGCGGCGTCCGCGGCGGGGCGAGCGGCGGCCTGGGGGCTCCGCGGGGCGCtgggggcgcggcggggccgggccgcgacccccgcgccgccgccccccgccgccgccgggccccgccgcgccctcagcggccccgccgcgggctCCGACACGGCCGCGGTGCTGCGGGAGCGGCTGCAGCAGCGCCAG ggCTCGGAGCCGGGCTCGGGCTCGCTGCGGCGGCTGGCGCTGCGCCTGGGGGGGCTCCTGGCGGCCACCGGCGGGGCGGCCGTGCTCTACATCTTCG GCAGCAACGCCGTGGACGAGCACGGGGACAAG ATCCCCGATGAGTTCGACAACG ACCCCGTGGGGATCCGGCACGTGAGGAGAACCTTCAAGTACTTCAAGGATTACAGACAG aTGATCATCGAGCCCACGAGCCCCAAGCTGCTGCCGGACCCGCTGCGGGAGCCCTACTACCAACCCCCCTACACGCTGGTCATCGAGCTCACGGGGGTCCTGCTGCACCCCGAGTGGTCG CTGGTGACGGGCTGGAGGTTCAAGAAGCGCCCGGGCATCGagcacctcctgcagcagctggcgCCGCTCTACGAGATCGTCATCTTCACCTCCGAGACCGGCATG ACGGCGTTCCCGCTGATCGACAGCATCGACCCGCACGGCTTCGTGTCCTACCGGCTGTTCCGCGACGCCACGCGCTACATGGACGGCCACCACGTCAAG GATATCTCGTGCCTGAACCGGGACCCGGCgcgggtggtggtggtggattGGCGCCGGGACTCGTTCCGGCTGCAGCCCTACAACGGGCTGGCGCTGCCGCGCTGGGACGGCGGCTCCGAGGACCGGGCGCTCTACGACCTGGCTGCCTTCCTCAAGA CCATTGCCCTCAGCGGCGTCGAGGACGTGCGGGCCGTGCTGGAGAATTATTCCCTGGAGGACGATCCCCTGGCGGCCTTCCAGCGGCGCCGGACGCGCCTGGAGGag gagcagcagcagcgcctgGCCGAGCTGGCCCAGGGCAAGCAGCCCGCGGGGGCTTTCCTGGGCAACCTCACCGGCCGCCTCTGGCCGCGCTCCAAGCAGCAGTGA
- the TIMM50 gene encoding mitochondrial import inner membrane translocase subunit TIM50 isoform X1 — MAASAAGRAAAWGLRGALGARRGRAATPAPPPPAAAGPRRALSGPAAGSDTAAVLRERLQQRQGSEPGSGSLRRLALRLGGLLAATGGAAVLYIFGSNAVDEHGDKIPDEFDNDPVGIRHVRRTFKYFKDYRQMIIEPTSPKLLPDPLREPYYQPPYTLVIELTGVLLHPEWSLVTGWRFKKRPGIEHLLQQLAPLYEIVIFTSETGMTAFPLIDSIDPHGFVSYRLFRDATRYMDGHHVKDISCLNRDPARVVVVDWRRDSFRLQPYNGLALPRWDGGSEDRALYDLAAFLKTASRTCGPCWRIIPWRTIPWRPSSGAGRAWRSRSSSSAWPSWPRASSPRGLSWATSPAASGRAPSSSDVAVTSP, encoded by the exons ATGGCGGCGTCCGCGGCGGGGCGAGCGGCGGCCTGGGGGCTCCGCGGGGCGCtgggggcgcggcggggccgggccgcgacccccgcgccgccgccccccgccgccgccgggccccgccgcgccctcagcggccccgccgcgggctCCGACACGGCCGCGGTGCTGCGGGAGCGGCTGCAGCAGCGCCAG ggCTCGGAGCCGGGCTCGGGCTCGCTGCGGCGGCTGGCGCTGCGCCTGGGGGGGCTCCTGGCGGCCACCGGCGGGGCGGCCGTGCTCTACATCTTCG GCAGCAACGCCGTGGACGAGCACGGGGACAAG ATCCCCGATGAGTTCGACAACG ACCCCGTGGGGATCCGGCACGTGAGGAGAACCTTCAAGTACTTCAAGGATTACAGACAG aTGATCATCGAGCCCACGAGCCCCAAGCTGCTGCCGGACCCGCTGCGGGAGCCCTACTACCAACCCCCCTACACGCTGGTCATCGAGCTCACGGGGGTCCTGCTGCACCCCGAGTGGTCG CTGGTGACGGGCTGGAGGTTCAAGAAGCGCCCGGGCATCGagcacctcctgcagcagctggcgCCGCTCTACGAGATCGTCATCTTCACCTCCGAGACCGGCATG ACGGCGTTCCCGCTGATCGACAGCATCGACCCGCACGGCTTCGTGTCCTACCGGCTGTTCCGCGACGCCACGCGCTACATGGACGGCCACCACGTCAAG GATATCTCGTGCCTGAACCGGGACCCGGCgcgggtggtggtggtggattGGCGCCGGGACTCGTTCCGGCTGCAGCCCTACAACGGGCTGGCGCTGCCGCGCTGGGACGGCGGCTCCGAGGACCGGGCGCTCTACGACCTGGCTGCCTTCCTCAAGA CGGCGTCGAGGACGTGCGGGCCGTGCTGGAGAATTATTCCCTGGAGGACGATCCCCTGGCGGCCTTCCAGCGGCGCCGGACGCGCCTGGAGGag caggagcagcagcagcgcctgGCCGAGCTGGCCCAGGGCAAGCAGCCCGCGGGGGCTTTCCTGGGCAACCTCACCGGCCGCCTCTGGCCGCGCTCCAAGCAGCAGTGACGTCGCCGTGACGTCGCCGTGA
- the DLL3 gene encoding delta-like protein 3, giving the protein MGGAARPAGVLELRVLSARGGPGGPCGGPPSCRLLFRLCLRPPGGGGCSLGVAQSPPGPPPAPGAPRLLRLPFAFPWPGSVSLVVESWRLEESGAPGPPLRLLGRAVSRPRLRPGGPWRGGAGGGLRFGTRLRCPPPPRAPRCPRCPPCAPRRCWSRCCAPRGCRGPCAPPSACGGGGACSGHGSGCDSPAAPAAPAATLEAPAVAAAAALVAPVAPEVALDPPVAAAAALVAPGAALDAPSVAPVAPVETPGAPSPSSLPPGRRLPVPEPPPGVPGVPERLPAVSEQLLGVPEVPDAFPRVPHPVPVAAEVPDPLPGVSDHPSGVPEPLPGLPEPLPGVSEHLPVVAEVSDPHPPVVPYPLPEVPPSPCALGPCFNGGACAPDPRPGTPGSPPGSPGYSCRCPPGFRGSNCERRADRCDPQYCLNGGHCRDSQGLAPLCRCPPGFSGRRCQHNADDCSPNPCAHGGTCQDGPNSFTCSCTLGFGGPRCRRRAGACAPNPCAHGGTCFTHFSGPVCACAPGFMGVRCEEEVGGPPPAPRPRRGAAPLALCALPLLLLGPGVGLAVARRRRGGGR; this is encoded by the exons ATGGGCGGGGCC GCGCGCCCCGCGGGGGTCCTGGAGCTGCGGGTGCTGTCGGcgcgggggggtcccgggggtccctgcGGGGGCCCCCCCTCCTGCCGCCTCCTGTTCCGGCTGTGCCTGCGCCCCCCCGGCGGGGGCGGCTGCAGCCTGGGGGTCGCGCAgagcccccccgggcccccccccgcgcccggagccccccggcTGCTCCGCCTGCCCTTCGCCTTCCCCTGGCCG ggCAGCGTCTCGCTGGTGGTGGAGTCCTGGCGGCTGGAGGAGAGCGGAGCCCCCG gcccccccTTGAGGCTCTTGGGGCGCGCGGTGTCGCGGCCGCGCCTGAGGCCGGGGGGGCCGTGgcgggggggggccgggggggggctGCGCTTCGGGACCCGCCTgcgctgccccccccccccccgcgccccccgctgcccccgctgcccccccTGCGCCCCCCGACGCTGCTGGAGCCGCTGCTGCGCCCCCC gGGGGTGTcggggtccctgtgccccccccagCGCCTGCGGCGGTGGCGGCGCCTGCTCG GGCCACGGGAGCGGCTGCGACAGCCCGGCGGCAccggcggcaccggcggcgACCTTGGAAGCCCCGGCGGTGGCCGCGGCCGCGGCTCTGGTGGCCCCGGTGGCCCCGGAGGTGGCCCTAGACCCCCCGGtggccgcggcggcggctctGGTGGCTCCGGGAGCGGCCCTGGACGCTCCGTCGGTGGCCCCGGTGGCCCCGGTAGAGACCCCCGGAGCCCCGTCCCCGTCCTCGCTGCCGCCGGGACGGCGCCTCCCGGTCCCGGAGCCgcccccgggggtcccgggggtcccggagCGGCTCCCGGCGGTCTCGGAGCAGCTTCTGGGGGTTCCGGAGGTCCCCGATGCCTTCCCGAGGGTCCCGCACCCGGTCCCGGTGGCCGCGGAGGTCCCGGATCCCCTCCCGGGGGTGTCGGATCATCCTTCGGGAGTCCcggagccgctcccggggctcccggAGCCGCTCCCGGGGGTCTCAGAGCATCTCCCGGTGGTCGCGGAGGTCTCGGATCCCCACCCG ccgGTGGTCCCGTACCCCCTCCCGGAGgtgcccccctccccctgcGCCCTCGGGCCCTGCTTCAACGGCGGCGCCTGCGCCCCGGACCCCAggcccgggacccccggcagCCCCCCCGGGAGCCCCGGTTACAGCTGCCGCTGCCCCCCCGGCTTCCGCGGCTCCAACTGCGAGCGCCGGGCGGACCGGTGCGACCCCCAGTACTGCCTGAACG GCGGGCACTGCCGGGACTCGCAGGGGCTGGCCCCGCTCTGCCGCTGCCCCCCGGGATTTTCGGGGCGCCGCTGCCAGCACAACGCGGACGACTGCAGCCCGAACCCGTGCGCGCACGGGGGCACCTGCCAGGACGGCCCCAACTCCTTCACCTGCTCCTGCACGCTGGGCTTCGGGgggccccgctgccgccgccgcgccggggccTGCGCCCCGAACCCGTGCGCGCACGGCGGGACGTGCTTCACGCACTTCTCGGGGCCCGTCTGTGCCTGCGCCCCCGGATTTATGGGGGTGCGCTGcgaggaggaggtgggggggccccccccggccccgcggccccgccggggcgCGGCCCCGCTGGCGCTGTGCGCgctcccgctgctgctgctggggccgGGCGTGGGGCTGGCCGTGGCCAGGAGGCGGCGGGGGGGCGGCaggtga
- the TIMM50 gene encoding mitochondrial import inner membrane translocase subunit TIM50 isoform X3 encodes MAASAAGRAAAWGLRGALGARRGRAATPAPPPPAAAGPRRALSGPAAGSDTAAVLRERLQQRQGSEPGSGSLRRLALRLGGLLAATGGAAVLYIFGSNAVDEHGDKIPDEFDNDPVGIRHVRRTFKYFKDYRQMIIEPTSPKLLPDPLREPYYQPPYTLVIELTGVLLHPEWSLVTGWRFKKRPGIEHLLQQLAPLYEIVIFTSETGMTAFPLIDSIDPHGFVSYRLFRDATRYMDGHHVKDISCLNRDPARVVVVDWRRDSFRLQPYNGLALPRWDGGSEDRALYDLAAFLKTIALSGVEDVRAVLENYSLEDDPLAAFQRRRTRLEEQEQQQRLAELAQGKQPAGAFLGNLTGRLWPRSKQQ; translated from the exons ATGGCGGCGTCCGCGGCGGGGCGAGCGGCGGCCTGGGGGCTCCGCGGGGCGCtgggggcgcggcggggccgggccgcgacccccgcgccgccgccccccgccgccgccgggccccgccgcgccctcagcggccccgccgcgggctCCGACACGGCCGCGGTGCTGCGGGAGCGGCTGCAGCAGCGCCAG ggCTCGGAGCCGGGCTCGGGCTCGCTGCGGCGGCTGGCGCTGCGCCTGGGGGGGCTCCTGGCGGCCACCGGCGGGGCGGCCGTGCTCTACATCTTCG GCAGCAACGCCGTGGACGAGCACGGGGACAAG ATCCCCGATGAGTTCGACAACG ACCCCGTGGGGATCCGGCACGTGAGGAGAACCTTCAAGTACTTCAAGGATTACAGACAG aTGATCATCGAGCCCACGAGCCCCAAGCTGCTGCCGGACCCGCTGCGGGAGCCCTACTACCAACCCCCCTACACGCTGGTCATCGAGCTCACGGGGGTCCTGCTGCACCCCGAGTGGTCG CTGGTGACGGGCTGGAGGTTCAAGAAGCGCCCGGGCATCGagcacctcctgcagcagctggcgCCGCTCTACGAGATCGTCATCTTCACCTCCGAGACCGGCATG ACGGCGTTCCCGCTGATCGACAGCATCGACCCGCACGGCTTCGTGTCCTACCGGCTGTTCCGCGACGCCACGCGCTACATGGACGGCCACCACGTCAAG GATATCTCGTGCCTGAACCGGGACCCGGCgcgggtggtggtggtggattGGCGCCGGGACTCGTTCCGGCTGCAGCCCTACAACGGGCTGGCGCTGCCGCGCTGGGACGGCGGCTCCGAGGACCGGGCGCTCTACGACCTGGCTGCCTTCCTCAAGA CCATTGCCCTCAGCGGCGTCGAGGACGTGCGGGCCGTGCTGGAGAATTATTCCCTGGAGGACGATCCCCTGGCGGCCTTCCAGCGGCGCCGGACGCGCCTGGAGGag caggagcagcagcagcgcctgGCCGAGCTGGCCCAGGGCAAGCAGCCCGCGGGGGCTTTCCTGGGCAACCTCACCGGCCGCCTCTGGCCGCGCTCCAAGCAGCAGTGA